In the Sediminibacter sp. Hel_I_10 genome, one interval contains:
- a CDS encoding metal-dependent hydrolase: MKITFYGHASLGITVDDTHILVDPFISQNPKASKIDINTLKADYILVTHAHQDHILDVEAIAKRTGAVVISNFEIATYFDNMDIENHPMNHGGQWDFEFGNVKYVNAIHTSSFPDGSYGGQPGGFVIEGEHKNIYIAGDTALTMDMKLIPLFTKLDLAILPIGDNFTMGVDEAIMASDFVQCDKILGVHYDTFGYIEIDHEEAKRKFFSKNKDLMLLEIGESIEL, translated from the coding sequence ATGAAAATTACATTTTACGGTCACGCAAGTCTTGGCATTACAGTTGACGATACCCACATTTTAGTAGATCCTTTTATCTCCCAAAATCCAAAGGCTTCAAAAATTGATATCAATACGCTTAAGGCAGATTATATTTTGGTAACTCACGCCCATCAAGATCATATTTTAGATGTTGAGGCCATTGCCAAAAGAACAGGTGCCGTTGTAATTTCTAATTTTGAAATAGCCACCTATTTTGATAATATGGATATTGAGAATCACCCAATGAACCATGGTGGTCAATGGGATTTTGAATTCGGAAATGTAAAATATGTAAATGCCATCCATACGTCTTCATTTCCTGATGGCAGCTATGGTGGTCAACCAGGCGGATTTGTAATTGAAGGTGAACACAAAAACATTTATATTGCCGGCGATACTGCTTTAACGATGGATATGAAGTTGATCCCTTTGTTTACAAAGCTAGATTTGGCGATTTTACCAATAGGAGATAATTTTACTATGGGTGTGGATGAAGCTATTATGGCCAGTGATTTTGTTCAATGTGATAAAATCTTAGGGGTGCATTACGATACTTTCGGTTATATTGAAATTGATCATGAAGAAGCAAAACGCAAATTTTTCAGCAAAAACAAAGATTTGATGCTTCTTGAAATTGGCGAATCTATTGAACTATAA
- a CDS encoding DUF2490 domain-containing protein: MKLQNLLVVLLFSSGGMFAQVESGKTGAWYMYFYDHQFKNSRFGIQGDAQYRNWNLGGDLEQLLLRSGLTYRPKGVEAKFTLGYAHVTSGEFGDENNTSMENRIYQEALLPQKLGNRVYLTHRFRYEQRFVEDQDFRTRYRYNLSINIPLTNKALEANTLYLALYNELFINGQKDIGDDRTVALFDRNRTYLGLGYVVNDGIRFQLGWMNQKTDAIGKAQLQLSMHHNF; the protein is encoded by the coding sequence ATGAAGCTTCAGAATCTTTTAGTGGTGTTACTATTTTCTTCAGGAGGAATGTTTGCTCAGGTAGAATCTGGCAAAACTGGGGCGTGGTATATGTACTTTTATGATCATCAATTTAAAAATAGCCGTTTTGGGATTCAAGGAGATGCACAATACCGAAATTGGAATCTCGGTGGTGATTTAGAACAACTTTTATTAAGATCTGGTTTGACTTATAGACCTAAAGGTGTTGAAGCAAAATTTACCCTAGGTTACGCCCATGTGACTTCTGGCGAGTTTGGAGATGAGAATAATACGTCTATGGAAAACAGAATCTATCAAGAAGCTCTTTTACCTCAAAAATTGGGCAATCGCGTTTACCTTACCCATAGATTTAGATACGAACAACGATTTGTAGAAGATCAAGATTTTAGAACACGCTATCGCTACAACCTCTCTATAAACATACCGCTAACTAATAAGGCTTTAGAAGCTAATACCCTTTATTTAGCGTTGTACAATGAGTTATTTATTAATGGACAAAAGGACATAGGAGATGACCGTACCGTGGCATTATTTGATAGAAACAGAACGTATTTGGGGCTTGGCTATGTTGTAAATGACGGCATACGTTTTCAACTAGGTTGGATGAATCAAAAAACAGATGCTATTGGTAAAGCCCAATTACAGCTTAGCATGCATCATAATTTTTAA
- a CDS encoding DUF2853 family protein, whose amino-acid sequence MSKRDELIAKYAADLKEKCDVNPDMNLLTKVTIGCGPSIYNADSATVSSSDEKELATVKNNFLIKKLGLSESDALDVAIDAVMEKYGKSNRNKYRVVVYYLLATHFKKESVYN is encoded by the coding sequence ATGAGTAAAAGAGATGAGTTGATCGCAAAATATGCTGCAGATTTAAAAGAAAAGTGCGATGTTAATCCAGACATGAATTTATTGACAAAGGTAACCATCGGTTGCGGTCCGTCGATTTATAATGCCGATTCCGCAACGGTTTCCAGTTCTGATGAGAAGGAGCTTGCAACGGTTAAAAATAATTTTCTTATCAAAAAATTGGGACTTTCTGAGAGTGATGCCCTAGATGTTGCCATTGATGCTGTTATGGAAAAATATGGAAAATCCAATCGCAATAAATATCGTGTTGTTGTGTATTATCTATTAGCGACTCATTTTAAAAAAGAATCCGTTTACAATTAA
- a CDS encoding efflux RND transporter permease subunit, whose amino-acid sequence MFSKFIKRPVLAIVISVIIVFTGLLSIKQLPISQFPEIAPTTVNIFIAYPGSSADVLVKSTLIPLETAINGVQGMRYIASDATSAGEGTLRIIFEPGTDPNQAVVRVKTRVDQVMPLLPELVQREGVIITPVQPSMLMYVNLYSNNDDDHELFLYNYAYTKMIPEIQRIDGIASAQILGSRKYAMRVWLKPDRMRAYNVSAEEILKAMEEQSILARPGRIGQSSGKTSQSLEYVLMYQDRYDEPEQYEDIIIKANEDGEILTLGELADVELGSEFFDIYSNLDGKPSASIVLKQTFGSNASDVIQEVKDKLEELQEDLPTGLEYRISYDVSNFLNASIEQVIHTLRDAFILVAIVVFLFLGDWRSTLIPIIAVPVSLIGAFFIMQLFGLSINLITLFALVLAIGIVVDDAIVVVEAVHAKMEETHLGPYEAVKLVVNEIGGAIIAITLVMVSVFIPIAFMTGPVGVFYRQFSITMAGSIILSAVVALTLTPVLCAMILKNDHGKPKKKSPVDKFIDWFNRGFERLTGRYGKILNRIVARRVLTFGILIAFCVGIFLTNEVLPAGFIPNEDQGMIYAIIQTPPGSTLERTNDVARKLQKICEETEGVESVSSLAGYEIMTEGRGSNAGTCLINLKPWSERHHSVHEIMEELEEETKNLGAVIEYFEPPAVPGFGSSGGFSMRLLDKTDGTDYHEFEKINNNFMDALSKREELAGLFTFYSANYPQYELKINNKIAMQKGVTIDKAMENLNILIGSTYEQGFIRFGRFFKVYTQAAPEYRALPTDLEKLFVKNEEGEMVPYSAFMSMEKKLGPNEITRYNLYNSASIRGLPAPGFTSGDAIDAINEVAELTLPRGYDVAWEGLSYDEARRGNESIYIFIVVLIFVYFVLAAQYESFLLPFAIILSLPVGVLGSFVMLKAMGLANDVYAQIGLIMLVGLLGKNAVLIVEFAVQKRRQGSTILESAIEGAKVRFRPILMTSFAFIAGLIPLVFAHGAGAIGNRTIGGSAMGGMLMGTLFGVLIIPGLYYIFATMADGRSLIKGESNEPVSEEFMRISESESKTSSRLRKINKLLKKLIKKDSDEQ is encoded by the coding sequence ATGTTTAGTAAATTTATAAAAAGACCGGTTTTGGCAATCGTCATATCGGTAATCATCGTATTCACGGGACTGCTCTCTATTAAGCAGTTACCAATTTCACAATTTCCAGAAATTGCACCAACTACGGTAAACATATTTATTGCTTATCCTGGTTCTAGTGCAGATGTACTGGTAAAATCAACGCTCATACCTCTAGAAACGGCCATCAACGGTGTGCAAGGTATGCGTTATATAGCTTCTGATGCCACAAGTGCGGGAGAAGGAACCTTACGTATTATTTTTGAACCTGGTACAGATCCCAACCAAGCGGTAGTAAGGGTAAAGACCAGAGTAGATCAAGTTATGCCGTTATTGCCAGAATTGGTGCAACGAGAAGGGGTTATCATAACTCCTGTGCAGCCAAGTATGTTGATGTACGTTAACTTGTACAGTAATAATGACGATGACCACGAGCTATTTTTGTATAACTACGCGTATACCAAAATGATTCCAGAAATTCAAAGAATCGATGGTATTGCTAGTGCGCAAATTCTTGGTAGCCGAAAGTATGCCATGAGAGTTTGGTTAAAACCAGACCGTATGCGTGCCTATAATGTTTCCGCAGAAGAAATTTTAAAAGCCATGGAAGAGCAGAGTATTTTGGCTCGACCTGGAAGGATTGGTCAAAGCTCTGGTAAAACATCACAATCGCTTGAATATGTGCTCATGTATCAAGATCGATATGATGAACCTGAACAATATGAGGATATTATTATCAAAGCCAATGAGGATGGTGAAATCTTAACCTTAGGAGAATTGGCCGATGTTGAATTGGGTAGTGAGTTTTTTGATATTTATTCTAATTTAGATGGAAAACCTTCGGCATCCATTGTCTTGAAACAAACATTTGGTAGTAATGCCAGTGATGTGATTCAAGAGGTAAAAGATAAGCTCGAGGAACTTCAGGAAGACTTACCAACAGGGTTAGAATATAGAATTAGTTATGATGTGTCTAACTTCTTAAATGCATCTATAGAGCAGGTAATTCATACACTTAGGGATGCATTTATTTTGGTAGCTATCGTGGTATTCTTGTTCTTGGGAGATTGGCGTTCTACGTTGATACCAATCATTGCTGTACCTGTTTCTTTAATTGGGGCCTTTTTTATCATGCAACTCTTTGGTCTTTCTATTAACCTGATCACGTTATTCGCACTGGTTTTAGCTATTGGTATTGTGGTTGACGATGCTATTGTGGTGGTCGAGGCCGTGCATGCCAAAATGGAAGAAACCCATTTGGGACCTTATGAAGCTGTTAAATTGGTGGTTAATGAGATTGGTGGCGCTATTATAGCTATTACTTTGGTGATGGTCTCTGTATTTATCCCCATAGCATTTATGACTGGTCCAGTTGGAGTCTTCTATCGCCAATTTTCAATAACAATGGCAGGATCTATTATTCTCTCGGCCGTTGTGGCTTTAACTTTGACGCCGGTACTTTGTGCCATGATCCTTAAAAATGATCATGGTAAACCCAAGAAGAAATCACCTGTAGATAAATTTATCGATTGGTTTAACAGAGGTTTTGAACGATTGACTGGTAGATACGGTAAAATTCTTAACCGCATCGTGGCTAGAAGAGTCTTAACCTTTGGGATCTTAATTGCCTTTTGCGTCGGTATATTTTTAACAAATGAAGTTTTACCAGCAGGATTTATTCCAAATGAAGATCAAGGTATGATCTATGCCATCATTCAAACACCTCCAGGATCTACGTTGGAGCGTACCAATGATGTGGCCAGAAAACTTCAGAAAATCTGTGAAGAAACGGAAGGCGTAGAATCGGTATCTTCTTTGGCGGGATATGAAATCATGACTGAAGGTCGAGGCTCTAATGCCGGGACTTGTTTGATTAATTTAAAACCTTGGTCAGAACGTCATCATTCAGTTCACGAAATCATGGAAGAGCTGGAAGAGGAAACCAAAAACTTAGGAGCGGTCATTGAATATTTTGAACCGCCTGCAGTACCTGGATTTGGATCATCTGGTGGATTTTCTATGCGTTTATTAGATAAAACAGATGGCACCGATTATCATGAATTTGAAAAAATCAATAACAATTTCATGGATGCGCTTTCTAAGCGTGAAGAGCTTGCCGGTTTATTCACGTTCTATTCTGCAAATTATCCGCAGTATGAACTTAAAATAAACAATAAGATTGCCATGCAAAAAGGGGTGACCATTGATAAAGCTATGGAAAACCTCAATATTTTAATTGGTAGTACGTATGAACAAGGTTTTATCCGTTTTGGTCGTTTCTTTAAGGTGTATACTCAGGCAGCACCAGAATATAGAGCACTGCCAACAGATCTTGAAAAACTTTTTGTTAAGAATGAAGAGGGAGAGATGGTACCTTATTCGGCCTTCATGAGCATGGAGAAAAAATTGGGTCCTAATGAGATTACACGTTACAACCTTTACAATTCTGCATCTATAAGAGGGTTGCCTGCGCCTGGATTTACTAGTGGAGATGCCATAGACGCCATAAATGAAGTTGCAGAATTGACCCTTCCAAGGGGTTATGATGTTGCTTGGGAAGGTTTGTCTTATGATGAGGCTCGAAGAGGAAATGAATCAATTTACATTTTTATCGTCGTATTAATTTTCGTGTATTTTGTACTTGCTGCACAATACGAGAGTTTCTTATTACCATTTGCCATCATTCTGTCCTTGCCTGTTGGAGTTCTCGGTTCGTTCGTTATGCTTAAAGCAATGGGGCTGGCCAATGATGTTTACGCACAAATTGGACTCATCATGCTGGTTGGCTTACTCGGTAAAAATGCGGTACTAATTGTAGAATTTGCAGTACAAAAACGACGACAGGGCAGTACTATTTTAGAATCGGCCATAGAAGGTGCCAAAGTACGTTTTAGACCTATTTTGATGACCTCGTTTGCGTTTATAGCAGGTCTTATTCCATTGGTATTTGCACATGGTGCAGGTGCTATTGGTAATAGAACTATTGGAGGATCAGCTATGGGAGGAATGCTCATGGGAACCCTATTTGGGGTATTGATCATCCCTGGCCTGTATTATATTTTCGCAACAATGGCAGATGGTCGTAGCTTGATTAAAGGAGAATCTAACGAGCCTGTTTCCGAAGAATTTATGAGAATAAGTGAGAGTGAAAGTAAAACATCTTCTAGACTCCGCAAAATCAACAAGCTTTTGAAAAAACTAATTAAAAAAGATAGTGATGAACAATAA
- the menA gene encoding 1,4-dihydroxy-2-naphthoate octaprenyltransferase gives MFKNLKPWLSAFRLRTLPLSISGIIIGSCFAHYNGAFDGMVMFLALLLTTALQVLSNLANDYGDGVKGTDNDTRVGPQRAIQSGAITPNQMLEGIKINVLIVVVLTMLLIFAAFGNKYFLYGLLFFVLSGLSIYAAINYTVGSSAYGYKGWGDVFVFLFFGMLSGVGSYFLYTKHLDHLIILPSVTLGLLSVGVLNLNNMRDIDSDAGSNKRTLAVKLGKRNAKIYHLTLIISAMIIAVIFALLYFTSFWNLIFLVTFVPLIIHIKNISKAVTANDFDSQLKVLALTTFALSVLLGLGYIL, from the coding sequence ATGTTTAAGAACTTAAAACCATGGTTATCTGCGTTTAGATTACGTACACTTCCGCTTTCCATTTCCGGGATTATAATCGGCTCTTGTTTTGCGCACTATAATGGCGCCTTTGATGGAATGGTCATGTTTTTGGCGCTTCTTTTAACGACAGCACTACAAGTGTTATCAAATTTGGCCAATGATTATGGAGATGGGGTTAAGGGTACCGATAATGATACCAGAGTGGGACCACAGCGTGCTATACAAAGTGGTGCAATTACGCCGAATCAAATGCTAGAAGGTATAAAAATCAATGTTTTGATTGTTGTGGTACTTACCATGTTACTCATTTTTGCAGCCTTCGGAAATAAATATTTTTTATACGGGTTGCTCTTTTTTGTATTATCGGGCTTGTCCATTTATGCGGCGATCAATTATACAGTGGGCAGCTCTGCATACGGTTACAAAGGATGGGGAGACGTTTTTGTATTTTTGTTTTTCGGAATGTTGAGCGGAGTTGGAAGCTATTTTCTATACACCAAGCACTTAGACCATTTGATCATTCTTCCATCTGTTACTTTGGGTTTATTAAGTGTGGGCGTTTTGAATTTAAACAATATGCGTGACATTGACTCTGATGCGGGTTCTAATAAGCGCACTTTAGCTGTTAAATTGGGAAAAAGAAATGCGAAAATTTATCACTTGACTTTGATTATATCAGCTATGATTATCGCTGTGATTTTTGCGCTATTGTATTTTACTTCATTTTGGAACCTGATTTTCTTGGTCACCTTTGTACCATTGATCATTCATATTAAAAACATAAGTAAGGCTGTTACTGCAAACGATTTTGATTCTCAGCTAAAAGTACTGGCATTAACTACTTTTGCCCTATCGGTTTTATTGGGTTTAGGCTACATTTTGTAA
- a CDS encoding S1 RNA-binding domain-containing protein has translation MIRIGDFNTLEIIRETEQGLYLADTEDNEVLLPNRYVPEAFKIWDKIKVFVYLDNEERPVAVTDEPYVVRDDFAMLRCSDVTNHGAFLDWGLVKQLFCPFKEQAFKMKAGGWYLIHCYLDEETDRLVASSKTNRFLDNSELTVQEFDEVDLIVSHPSDIGMNVIVNKQHHGLIFNDNIFKDLSIGDRLKGHVKKIRPDNKIDIVLGKIGYRKIEPNADLVMQHLEDSKDGFLPLNDKSAPEAIKNELQMSKKTFKKAIGTLYKQRLISIEEDGIRLI, from the coding sequence ATGATAAGAATTGGAGATTTTAATACACTCGAAATCATTCGAGAAACAGAACAAGGACTTTACTTGGCAGATACTGAAGATAACGAAGTATTATTGCCCAATCGCTACGTTCCCGAAGCGTTTAAAATTTGGGATAAAATAAAGGTTTTTGTATATCTTGATAATGAAGAAAGACCAGTAGCTGTAACAGATGAGCCTTATGTGGTAAGAGATGATTTTGCCATGCTACGCTGTAGTGATGTTACTAATCACGGTGCTTTTTTAGATTGGGGACTCGTCAAGCAATTGTTTTGCCCATTTAAGGAGCAGGCCTTTAAAATGAAAGCCGGCGGTTGGTACTTGATCCATTGTTATCTAGATGAGGAAACAGATCGATTGGTAGCCTCAAGTAAGACCAATCGTTTTCTAGACAATTCAGAACTTACCGTTCAAGAATTTGATGAAGTAGACCTCATTGTCTCTCACCCATCAGATATTGGGATGAACGTGATTGTAAACAAACAGCATCACGGCCTTATCTTTAATGATAATATTTTTAAGGATTTAAGTATTGGTGATCGTTTAAAAGGACATGTCAAAAAAATACGTCCTGATAATAAAATTGATATTGTTCTAGGTAAAATTGGCTATCGAAAAATTGAACCGAATGCAGATCTCGTTATGCAGCATTTAGAGGATAGTAAAGATGGATTTTTACCTCTTAATGATAAATCTGCACCTGAAGCAATTAAAAATGAGCTTCAAATGAGTAAAAAAACATTCAAAAAAGCTATCGGTACGCTATATAAGCAAAGGTTAATAAGTATTGAAGAAGACGGCATTCGTCTAATATAA
- a CDS encoding efflux RND transporter periplasmic adaptor subunit, whose product MKNYVIVIGMLVLLFHTSCESKKEKKEEHTKYLVTNPIKKDTSVTKDYVCQINSIRHIELRALERGYLQNIYVDEGQRVTKGQRMFHIMPNIYEADLQKATAEAKVAEIELDNTKLLADGNVVSENELAMARANYDKARAEVALSETHLGFTNIKAPFDGIMDHLHVREGSLLDEGELLTTLSDNSKMWVYFNVPEAEYLDYIISANKDSKKEVQLLMANNKKFNQKGIVETIEGEFNNQTGNIAFRATFDNPDSILRHGETGSVLMTIPFKDAIIIPQKATFEILDKKYVFVIDKNDVVQQREITIAAEMQHLFVIDKGLSVNDRILVEGIRMVKNKEKIHTKFVEPNEVLSHLNLYAE is encoded by the coding sequence ATGAAAAACTATGTTATCGTCATAGGCATGCTTGTGCTTTTATTTCACACAAGCTGCGAATCAAAAAAAGAGAAAAAAGAAGAACACACAAAATATCTTGTTACCAACCCCATTAAAAAAGACACTTCTGTAACTAAGGATTATGTATGTCAAATCAATTCTATAAGGCATATTGAATTACGAGCTCTTGAACGAGGTTATCTACAAAATATTTATGTAGATGAAGGTCAGCGCGTGACTAAAGGCCAAAGAATGTTCCATATCATGCCCAACATTTATGAGGCCGATCTTCAAAAAGCTACTGCTGAAGCCAAAGTTGCCGAAATAGAACTAGATAACACCAAGTTACTTGCAGATGGTAACGTTGTTTCTGAAAACGAACTGGCAATGGCCAGAGCTAATTATGACAAAGCTAGAGCAGAAGTAGCGCTTTCTGAAACACATTTGGGTTTTACCAATATCAAGGCGCCTTTTGATGGCATCATGGACCACCTACATGTTCGTGAAGGTAGTTTACTAGACGAAGGTGAATTATTGACTACACTTTCAGACAACAGTAAAATGTGGGTTTATTTTAATGTGCCAGAAGCCGAATATTTAGACTATATCATCAGTGCAAATAAGGATAGTAAAAAGGAAGTACAACTCTTAATGGCCAATAATAAAAAATTCAATCAAAAAGGTATCGTTGAAACCATTGAAGGTGAATTTAACAACCAAACGGGAAACATTGCCTTTAGAGCAACCTTTGATAACCCTGATAGTATTTTGAGACATGGAGAAACAGGTAGCGTATTGATGACCATCCCTTTTAAAGATGCCATCATTATTCCTCAAAAAGCAACTTTCGAAATTTTAGATAAGAAATACGTATTCGTCATTGATAAAAATGATGTGGTGCAACAAAGAGAAATCACTATTGCGGCAGAAATGCAACATCTCTTTGTAATAGATAAAGGATTGTCTGTTAACGATAGAATATTGGTAGAAGGTATTCGAATGGTTAAGAACAAGGAAAAGATACATACCAAATTTGTAGAACCAAATGAAGTTTTATCTCACTTGAACTTATACGCCGAGTAA
- a CDS encoding TolC family protein has protein sequence MNNNIRNLITYRRSFVLSCLAVLVFYSCVPTKVVREEDNSVPDLYNALATDTTNVAKVNWKNFFSDENLVTLIDSALVSNQELNIMLQQIDISKNEIRARKGEYLPFVSAYAGAETEKVGEFTRNGAVEQNLNIREDEAFPDPLSNFSLGLSASWELDIWKKLRNSKKAAVFEYLSSVEGKNFMVTNLVSEIAETYYELLALDNQLAIIEQNLELQKNALAMVKLQKQAARATELGVQRFEAEVLKNRSNKYQIQQQIVETENKINFLLGRYPQSIKRDSDNFIERKIDTVYAGIPSQLLENRPDIRQAEFELAAAKLDTKVAKAGFYPSLGIKAGVGLEAFNLKHLPSTPESLAYSLVGDVVGPLLNRNAIKANYQNANDRQLQAVYEFEKTILGAYVEVANELSNIRNLKNSYDLKRDQVEALTTSIDLSTRLFRSARADYMEVLLTQREALDAKIEIVETKKNQLLANVHIYRALGGGWN, from the coding sequence ATGAACAATAATATTAGAAATCTAATTACTTACAGACGTTCATTTGTATTAAGTTGTCTTGCCGTTTTGGTGTTCTATTCTTGTGTCCCGACCAAGGTTGTAAGAGAAGAAGATAATTCGGTACCAGATCTCTATAATGCATTGGCTACAGACACCACAAATGTGGCAAAGGTCAATTGGAAAAATTTCTTTTCAGATGAAAATTTAGTCACATTAATTGATAGTGCTTTGGTCAGTAACCAAGAGCTCAATATCATGTTGCAACAAATAGACATTTCTAAAAATGAAATTAGAGCAAGAAAAGGTGAGTATTTACCGTTTGTAAGCGCCTATGCTGGAGCAGAAACAGAAAAGGTAGGTGAGTTTACTAGAAATGGTGCCGTTGAGCAAAATTTGAACATTCGTGAAGACGAGGCATTTCCTGATCCTTTATCCAACTTTTCTTTAGGGCTTTCAGCCTCTTGGGAATTGGATATTTGGAAAAAACTTCGGAATAGCAAAAAAGCAGCTGTATTTGAGTATTTATCTTCGGTTGAAGGAAAGAATTTTATGGTCACCAATTTGGTGTCTGAAATTGCAGAAACCTATTATGAGCTATTGGCGTTAGACAATCAATTGGCCATTATAGAGCAGAATTTAGAACTTCAAAAGAATGCTTTAGCAATGGTAAAACTTCAAAAGCAAGCCGCTAGAGCTACAGAGCTGGGTGTACAAAGATTTGAAGCAGAAGTTCTTAAGAACAGAAGTAATAAATATCAAATACAACAGCAAATTGTAGAGACCGAAAACAAGATCAACTTTTTACTTGGTCGATATCCACAATCTATAAAGAGGGATTCAGATAACTTTATTGAGCGTAAAATTGATACCGTCTATGCTGGAATTCCATCACAATTATTAGAGAATCGCCCAGATATTCGTCAAGCAGAGTTTGAATTGGCAGCGGCAAAATTAGATACCAAGGTCGCTAAAGCTGGTTTTTATCCTTCTTTGGGAATTAAAGCTGGCGTAGGTTTAGAGGCCTTTAATTTGAAACATTTGCCAAGTACACCAGAGTCTCTTGCCTATTCTTTAGTGGGAGACGTTGTAGGACCTTTGCTTAATAGAAATGCCATAAAAGCGAATTATCAAAATGCAAATGACAGACAGCTACAAGCAGTTTATGAATTTGAAAAGACCATTTTAGGGGCTTATGTTGAAGTCGCCAATGAGCTTTCTAACATTCGTAATCTTAAAAATAGTTATGATCTTAAAAGGGATCAAGTTGAAGCATTAACAACCTCGATTGATTTATCTACAAGATTGTTTCGCTCTGCAAGAGCCGATTATATGGAGGTGTTACTTACCCAAAGAGAGGCACTGGATGCTAAAATTGAAATTGTAGAAACTAAAAAAAATCAGTTGTTAGCTAATGTGCATATTTATCGTGCACTCGGCGGAGGCTGGAACTAA
- a CDS encoding 1,4-dihydroxy-2-naphthoyl-CoA synthase: protein MNKAEWVTVKTYEDITYKKSNGVARIAFNRPDIRNAFRPKTTSELYDAFYDANEDVNIGVVLLSAEGPSSKDGIWSFCSGGDQKARGHQGYVGDDGYHRLNILEVQRLIRFMPKAVIAVVPGWAVGGGHSLHVICDLTLASKEHAIFKQTDADVTSFDGGYGSAYLAKMVGQKRAREIFFLGRNYNAQEAFDMGMVNAVVPHDALEDTAYEWAQEILAKSPTSIKMLKFAMNLTDDGMVGQQVFAGEATRLAYMTDEAKEGRDAFLEKRKPNFVKKWIP from the coding sequence ATGAATAAAGCAGAATGGGTTACGGTTAAAACCTATGAAGACATCACCTATAAAAAGAGCAATGGCGTTGCCAGAATTGCATTTAATCGGCCAGATATAAGAAATGCGTTTAGGCCAAAGACCACTTCAGAACTTTACGATGCATTTTATGATGCCAATGAAGATGTAAACATAGGTGTGGTCTTACTATCTGCAGAAGGACCTTCTTCTAAAGATGGTATTTGGAGTTTTTGCTCTGGAGGAGATCAAAAGGCGAGAGGTCATCAAGGCTATGTTGGTGATGATGGTTACCATCGCTTAAACATTCTAGAGGTACAACGTCTCATTCGTTTTATGCCAAAAGCCGTAATTGCAGTTGTTCCTGGTTGGGCCGTTGGTGGAGGCCATAGTTTGCATGTTATTTGTGATTTAACTCTTGCCAGTAAAGAGCACGCCATCTTTAAACAAACCGATGCAGATGTCACAAGTTTTGACGGGGGCTACGGGTCGGCATACTTAGCAAAAATGGTAGGGCAGAAGCGGGCTCGAGAGATATTTTTCCTCGGAAGAAACTATAACGCTCAAGAAGCCTTTGATATGGGCATGGTAAATGCCGTTGTTCCGCATGATGCTTTAGAAGACACTGCCTATGAATGGGCACAAGAAATTTTAGCAAAATCACCTACTTCTATAAAAATGTTGAAGTTTGCTATGAATCTTACCGATGATGGTATGGTTGGCCAGCAAGTATTTGCAGGTGAGGCTACACGATTAGCTTACATGACAGACGAGGCAAAAGAAGGCAGAGACGCATTTTTGGAAAAACGGAAGCCGAATTTTGTTAAAAAATGGATTCCTTGA